One window of Thermacetogenium phaeum DSM 12270 genomic DNA carries:
- a CDS encoding tyrosine-type recombinase/integrase: protein MHAKTMLVKESYLNEELESFLNHLLGLGYSENTVQNYRWIVNQFERFLLENHYRNYSNEIADQFLSTVSESRRYTENTVRTLKGMLYRFDAFMSGRDLALRSPRVVRKCPIQFEGVFAEYLEDLRLRSYRERTVEDHRLNILKVLKEFDASGVKNIAHIVPANIYNIFNGIHRKNSFYSTLRQFLRFLFKNRVLHDDYSVLVPSVRYSSPVPSIYTKSEITQLLKAIDTSTKTGKRNYAIVMLALRLGLRTGDIVNLKISDVNFTNKEICFIQEKTQLPQRLVLLPEIEKSLLSYLSTARPDCDSPNIFLSLLAPYRPLTPSLIWAHIHTHIESAGIIIGERKSGAHSLRMTLASELVAEKVPYDVVRKILGHDDPVSIKHYVKFDIESLRSCAIEIPPATGKHAAYMETRLGGKSNDIYI from the coding sequence ATGCATGCCAAAACAATGCTCGTAAAAGAAAGCTATCTTAATGAGGAACTGGAATCATTCTTAAATCACCTCCTCGGGTTGGGATATAGCGAAAATACCGTTCAAAACTATAGATGGATCGTAAACCAATTTGAACGGTTTCTGCTTGAAAATCATTACAGGAATTATTCAAATGAAATTGCGGATCAGTTCTTATCAACTGTGTCAGAATCAAGGAGATATACTGAAAATACAGTTAGAACGCTAAAGGGGATGTTGTATCGCTTTGATGCTTTTATGAGCGGCAGAGATTTAGCTTTGCGAAGTCCGCGTGTAGTTAGGAAATGTCCTATACAATTTGAGGGAGTATTCGCAGAATACTTGGAAGACTTGAGATTGCGCAGTTATCGGGAAAGAACAGTTGAAGATCATCGACTTAATATTTTGAAAGTGTTAAAGGAATTTGATGCGAGCGGAGTAAAAAACATTGCCCATATCGTACCTGCGAACATATACAATATATTTAATGGAATTCATCGCAAAAACAGCTTTTATTCAACATTACGGCAATTTCTCCGTTTTCTTTTTAAGAATAGAGTTCTCCATGACGATTATTCTGTTCTTGTCCCTTCAGTCAGGTACTCCAGCCCTGTACCATCAATTTATACGAAATCCGAAATTACGCAGCTATTGAAAGCTATTGACACAAGCACTAAAACGGGCAAACGCAATTACGCTATCGTTATGTTGGCATTGCGACTTGGGTTACGAACTGGAGACATTGTAAACCTGAAAATTTCGGATGTAAATTTTACGAACAAAGAAATCTGCTTTATCCAAGAAAAAACGCAGCTGCCTCAGCGTTTAGTACTTTTGCCTGAAATCGAGAAATCACTATTATCATACCTTTCAACTGCAAGACCTGACTGTGATTCGCCTAATATTTTCTTGTCGCTCCTCGCTCCTTATAGACCCTTAACTCCAAGTTTAATATGGGCGCACATACACACCCACATTGAAAGTGCGGGAATTATCATAGGTGAGCGTAAAAGCGGTGCCCATTCATTGCGGATGACGCTGGCAAGCGAATTAGTTGCTGAAAAAGTACCATATGATGTGGTCAGAAAAATACTTGGACACGATGATCCTGTTTCTATCAAGCACTATGTGAAATTTGATATTGAGTCTTTGCGTTCATGTGCGATTGAAATCCCTCCGGCAACAGGGAAACATGCCGCATATATGGAAACGCGGTTAGGAGGAAAATCCAATGATATATATATTTAA
- a CDS encoding type II secretion system F family protein, with protein sequence MITLQLMACVGLIAGAFILLGLSPAEFTGGLFAFLTRRSRGIRDEINEAVKRKKPSFLRREILEAQDILALTGRSGRFPLICASSLLLFAAGASIAILLQNVFLIPVLALGLMFLPFWYVRLTAAHYRKNIAAELETALSIITTAYLRNEDILTAVEENIHYLNPPVRGVFAQFLTQIKLINPDVNAALKAMKPRIENEVFHEWCDAIAACQYDRSLKTTLTPIVGKLSDMRIVNAELEYLVFEPRKEFIIMVILVMGNVPVMYFLNKGWYDTLMHTAVGQLVLAVCAAAVFISAAIVIRLTKPIEYRR encoded by the coding sequence ATGATCACGCTTCAACTCATGGCCTGCGTCGGCCTGATTGCTGGCGCCTTTATTCTGCTTGGGCTGTCGCCCGCCGAATTCACCGGCGGCCTGTTCGCCTTTCTAACCAGGCGCTCCAGGGGTATCCGGGATGAGATCAATGAGGCCGTTAAGCGTAAAAAACCGTCCTTCCTGCGCCGGGAAATCCTGGAGGCCCAGGATATCCTCGCCCTCACCGGACGAAGCGGCCGCTTCCCGCTGATCTGTGCGTCTTCGCTTTTGTTGTTCGCCGCCGGCGCAAGTATCGCCATCCTTCTGCAAAACGTGTTCCTCATCCCCGTCCTGGCGCTGGGCCTGATGTTTTTACCCTTCTGGTATGTCAGGCTGACGGCGGCCCACTACAGGAAAAACATCGCGGCGGAGCTGGAAACGGCTTTGAGCATCATCACCACGGCCTATCTGCGCAATGAGGACATCCTGACGGCGGTGGAGGAAAACATTCACTACCTGAACCCGCCGGTGCGCGGCGTGTTCGCCCAATTCCTCACTCAAATCAAGCTCATCAACCCCGATGTGAACGCGGCGCTCAAAGCAATGAAGCCCCGGATCGAAAACGAGGTGTTCCACGAATGGTGCGACGCCATCGCCGCCTGCCAGTACGACCGGAGCCTCAAGACCACCCTGACGCCCATCGTCGGCAAGCTGTCGGACATGCGGATTGTCAACGCCGAGCTGGAATACCTGGTGTTTGAACCGCGCAAGGAATTCATCATCATGGTGATCCTGGTGATGGGCAACGTCCCCGTGATGTATTTCCTCAATAAAGGCTGGTATGACACGCTGATGCACACCGCCGTGGGGCAGCTCGTCCTGGCGGTCTGTGCGGCGGCCGTTTTCATCAGCGCGGCCATCGTCATCCGGCTGACCAAGCCCATTGAGTACAGGAGGTAG
- a CDS encoding type II/IV secretion system ATPase subunit, translated as MFFAPDDSSRDFGSVLREVQEYISSKYSTLIIDGGGDEVKTNVKRYIAKYIQDGRIAVSGMTEEQLVDALYTEMAEFSFLTKYIFGTGIEEIDINAWNDIEVQYGNGSTVKLDEHFESPEHAVNVIRRMLHVSGMVLDNASPAILGHLSKNIRIAVLKTPLVDEDVGVCASIRIVNPQSLKKEDFINGGTATAEMLDFLAECLRYGISVCVAGATSSGKTTVAGWLLTTIPDSKRIFTIENGSRELALVRKRDGKIVNSVIHTLTRSSENEKQNIDQDMLLDMALRFNPEVICVGEMRSSEAYAAQEAARTGHTVLTTIHSNSCEATWRRMVTLCKRKYDMADDTLMSLVTEAFPIVVFTKQLEDKKRRMMEIMECEILPDGQRNFRTLFQFQIAENRVEDGKFIIKGQHRQVMGISTSLQKRFLENGMPQEVLAQITKGGLAG; from the coding sequence TTGTTCTTTGCGCCCGACGACAGCTCCAGGGATTTTGGAAGTGTTTTGCGCGAGGTGCAGGAGTACATCTCTTCGAAGTATTCCACCCTCATTATTGACGGCGGCGGGGACGAAGTCAAAACCAATGTCAAGCGGTACATCGCCAAATACATCCAGGATGGGCGCATCGCCGTAAGCGGCATGACCGAGGAGCAGCTTGTGGACGCCCTCTATACCGAGATGGCCGAGTTTTCCTTCCTCACCAAATACATCTTCGGCACGGGCATCGAGGAAATCGACATCAACGCCTGGAACGACATCGAGGTCCAGTACGGCAACGGCTCCACGGTCAAATTGGACGAACACTTTGAGTCCCCCGAACACGCCGTCAACGTGATCCGGAGAATGCTCCACGTGTCGGGCATGGTGCTGGACAACGCTAGCCCCGCCATCTTGGGGCATCTTTCCAAGAACATTCGCATCGCCGTGCTGAAAACGCCCCTGGTGGACGAGGACGTGGGTGTTTGCGCTTCCATCCGGATTGTCAATCCGCAAAGTCTCAAAAAAGAGGATTTTATCAACGGCGGCACAGCGACGGCCGAGATGCTGGACTTCCTCGCAGAGTGCCTGCGCTATGGCATTTCGGTGTGCGTGGCCGGCGCTACTTCCTCTGGAAAGACCACCGTGGCAGGCTGGCTTTTGACCACCATACCGGACAGCAAGCGCATCTTTACCATAGAAAACGGCTCCCGCGAGCTGGCGCTGGTACGGAAAAGAGACGGCAAGATAGTAAACAGCGTCATCCATACCCTGACCCGCAGCAGCGAAAACGAGAAGCAGAACATCGACCAGGACATGCTGCTGGACATGGCGCTGCGCTTTAATCCCGAAGTCATCTGCGTGGGCGAGATGCGCTCGTCGGAAGCCTACGCCGCCCAGGAGGCGGCCAGAACCGGCCACACCGTGCTGACCACCATCCACTCCAACAGCTGCGAAGCCACCTGGCGCAGGATGGTCACCCTCTGCAAGCGCAAATACGACATGGCGGACGACACCCTCATGTCCCTTGTCACCGAGGCGTTTCCCATCGTGGTGTTTACCAAGCAGCTTGAGGATAAAAAGCGCCGGATGATGGAGATCATGGAATGCGAAATCCTGCCCGACGGACAGCGGAACTTCCGTACCCTGTTCCAGTTCCAGATTGCGGAAAACCGCGTGGAGGACGGCAAATTCATCATTAAGGGACAGCACCGGCAGGTTATGGGCATTTCCACAAGCCTGCAAAAGCGCTTCCTGGAAAACGGCATGCCCCAGGAGGTGCTGGCGCAAATCACGAAAGGAGGTCTGGCCGGATGA
- a CDS encoding DUF4320 family protein: protein MLTKLRDSRGEGYIDVAVLVLCTMLVVALAVKVLPVYIAKSQLDTFAAELCREAEIAGRVGSETSLREQVLREKTGLDPVVTWSKTGKIQLNQEFTVTVTLRRDIGLFGGFGSFPITLTAKATGKSEVYWK from the coding sequence GTGTTAACAAAGCTGCGCGATAGCCGCGGGGAAGGATACATCGATGTGGCTGTGCTGGTGCTCTGCACCATGCTGGTCGTTGCCCTGGCCGTCAAGGTGCTTCCTGTCTACATTGCCAAAAGCCAGCTGGACACCTTTGCCGCGGAGCTGTGCCGGGAGGCGGAGATCGCAGGCCGGGTGGGCAGTGAAACCAGCCTGCGGGAGCAGGTGCTGCGGGAAAAAACAGGACTTGATCCCGTCGTCACCTGGTCAAAGACAGGCAAAATCCAGCTCAACCAGGAATTCACGGTGACCGTTACCCTGCGGAGAGATATCGGCCTCTTTGGCGGTTTCGGCTCCTTTCCCATTACGCTGACGGCAAAAGCCACGGGGAAAAGCGAGGTGTACTGGAAGTGA
- a CDS encoding DUF6550 family protein: MRNIQDKTKKRLTIAGLGIVCVALVIAISSQFKTETPPDGGNAPASIATVEVNPSADIGGKAGEKEVVVPASEPTAAPADNTAPQTDQPVQNLQPEVTKPPEPTESQKTDPTRKPSGEKVDNVQATDHNNVQKPDATQTGEPKGGERKDGKVYLPGFGWVTETGGSGTKVDGDGDINKQVGTMD; the protein is encoded by the coding sequence ATGAGGAATATACAGGACAAGACAAAGAAACGTCTGACCATCGCCGGGCTTGGCATTGTATGCGTGGCGCTGGTTATAGCGATATCCTCTCAATTTAAAACGGAAACGCCGCCGGACGGCGGGAACGCTCCGGCGTCCATCGCCACGGTCGAGGTCAACCCAAGCGCGGATATAGGCGGCAAGGCGGGAGAAAAAGAAGTGGTCGTCCCGGCCAGCGAGCCGACTGCGGCGCCAGCCGATAACACGGCGCCTCAGACCGACCAGCCGGTGCAAAACCTGCAGCCGGAAGTCACCAAACCGCCGGAGCCGACGGAAAGCCAGAAGACCGACCCGACCCGAAAACCGAGCGGGGAAAAGGTTGACAATGTGCAAGCTACGGACCACAACAATGTGCAGAAACCGGATGCCACGCAAACCGGTGAACCAAAGGGCGGCGAGAGAAAAGACGGCAAGGTTTATCTCCCCGGCTTCGGCTGGGTAACTGAAACAGGCGGCTCAGGCACAAAAGTAGACGGTGACGGTGATATCAACAAACAGGTTGGAACGATGGATTAG
- a CDS encoding tyrosine-type recombinase/integrase, whose protein sequence is MIYIFKSAFSSEMVQHLTLLHSAGKYIFQIQSSLTDLDKYLVTNGFTSKVLDANTISAWLKTRDVSMKTKIKNLSHVKGFVKYLASLKIEASCPELPKMQQEYVPYVFSDAEIKRIVSAADNFEARNSLTRSVLVFPVLLRILYGCGLRLGEGRSLCWTDADLENGVLTIREAKNLKQRFVPMDDSLTNFLKDYKKMTHSDGICREYLFESDLHPGKPFKNNTFYEWFTRVLKVADVNYAKLNNRKRGPCPHCLRHCFTLKSFLKSDNEGRRFEDTAPFLAAYLGHDSAKETEAYLRSNHTVYEQSHQRVNAAIGNLFPEVSFDEN, encoded by the coding sequence ATGATATATATATTTAAGAGCGCGTTTTCCTCCGAGATGGTCCAACATTTAACGTTGCTTCATAGTGCAGGGAAGTATATCTTTCAAATCCAGAGTTCCTTGACTGATTTGGATAAATACTTGGTGACGAATGGGTTCACAAGCAAGGTTTTGGACGCAAACACCATATCCGCATGGCTAAAAACACGGGATGTCAGCATGAAAACTAAAATCAAGAATCTGTCCCATGTCAAAGGCTTTGTCAAATATCTTGCTTCATTAAAAATCGAAGCAAGCTGCCCTGAGTTGCCAAAAATGCAGCAGGAATACGTCCCGTATGTGTTTTCTGATGCAGAGATTAAACGTATAGTATCGGCCGCTGATAACTTTGAGGCACGGAACTCATTGACGCGCTCGGTGTTGGTATTTCCGGTTCTTCTTCGCATACTATACGGCTGCGGACTGCGTTTGGGAGAGGGACGCTCATTGTGCTGGACAGATGCTGACCTCGAAAACGGTGTTCTTACAATCAGAGAAGCCAAAAACTTAAAGCAAAGATTTGTTCCTATGGACGATTCCCTGACTAATTTTCTGAAAGATTACAAAAAGATGACGCATAGCGACGGTATTTGCCGCGAATATCTTTTTGAAAGCGACCTTCATCCGGGTAAGCCCTTTAAAAATAATACATTTTACGAATGGTTCACAAGGGTGCTTAAAGTCGCAGACGTTAATTACGCAAAGCTAAATAACCGAAAACGCGGGCCTTGTCCTCATTGTTTAAGGCACTGTTTTACACTAAAGTCATTCTTGAAATCAGATAACGAGGGAAGGCGGTTCGAGGATACTGCCCCATTTTTAGCGGCCTATCTTGGACATGACAGCGCAAAAGAAACCGAAGCGTATTTGCGTTCCAACCATACGGTTTATGAGCAGTCACACCAAAGGGTAAACGCTGCAATAGGAAATTTGTTCCCGGAGGTGAGCTTTGATGAAAACTAA